In the genome of Trypanosoma brucei gambiense DAL972 chromosome 11, complete sequence, the window ACTTGACAACTCTCAACGCGTGGCAGTGTGTGAAAACCCTTCCCAGCCACTTCTAATCATTGCTGGTGCAGGAAGTGGGAAAACACTCACAATGGCCAGTCGCATCGCCTTTCTAATTTTAAACAACGTGGCGCCGCAAAATATACTTGGTCTGTGCTTTTCACGGCAAGCGGCAGAGACCCTACGTGGCCGGGTGGCCTCTGTGCTTCCACCCGCCATGGCTGGGTTGGCCCAGAAACTGAAATTAAAAACGTTTCATGCCTTTGGCCTTGAGTGCTTGCGGCGTTACGCTTGTATCGAACTCACAACGGAAGTTTATGATGCTCGACGCCAACGGGACCTTGCATTCACCGTGGTGGAGAAACACGCTCAATACTACAAAGGTGTGGAGGCTGTCGTGACGCTTATTGATTACGTAAATAAGGCCAAGACGAAGAAAGATATGAGGGCAGGAACAGAGCTGGATCCCTCACGACAGCCGGCGTACCTTTTCCGCTTCTACGAGTCAATGCTGCACGAAGAACTCAACGCAGTCGACTTCGGTGACTTGGAGCAGAGGTTTCTTAAAGCCCTCCGCCCAGTAAGACAGCGAAACGATGCCACCAGTGagggtaacaacaacagcaacagcagcagttaCAGCATTTCTGCTGACGCGTCGAGCACTTTACAACTGTCACCAATGGCCATTCAGCTGCGGTCGCAATACAcccattttgttgttgacgAGTTTCAGGACTTGAACGAGGTGCAGCTGGAGTGTCTCGCACTTCTTGCGGGTGACGAGTGTCGTGTTACTTGCGTCGGAGACCCTAACCAGTGTATCTATGCGTGGCGTGGTGCAACAGCCGAGAGCTTTAACCTTTGGCGCAGCCGGTTCCCACGAAGTGTGATAATGAAACTCGAAACAAATTACCGCAGTTCAGCAGAGATAGTGTGCGCCGTTAACCAAGTTACACATTTGGAGCAAAGCAGTCATAAGGGTCAGTCAGGTACAAATATAACTTTAGTGAAGTGCAAATATGCGTGGGAGCAGTTAAAGCTCATACCACGTATCATCGAACGGTTACGTGGCCGTGATCGATCCCTCCCTTACGGCTCCATCGCCGTACTCTGTCGTACCCACCGCACTGTGCGCGAGCTCGTAACTGCGCTTGAGAACGATGGTATCCCTGTCACGGAGCTAAGGCGAGGAGCTCCAAATTCTGTTGCTCTTGTACGCGCCCTACTATCTTACCTTCGGTTGTGTATTCACCCTCATTCCAACGTTGATGTGGAGTGTGTCATACGTGACGCTCCCAACCACTTTGCCGCACCGTCGGCGACAAAGTTTATATTCGCTTTACAAGCAGAAGCCCTTACTCGTCGACTGCATTTGACGACGGAACAACAGCTCGAAGGGCATTACAAGTGCTCCTATTATACCATATTGCGCGAATTGGTTCACAATGGGTTTGCTACATCGAGCGACAGGCTGCGTACAACGAAGCCACAGCAAAAACTCCTTCGCACAATTATTGAAGTGACCGCTGCTGCACACGAAGCACTCAGCAGATTCTACTGCAACATCGAGGATGTGGTGCGCAGTGTGGCGGAACGCGCTGGATTTGATGATGGGAGCGCGGGTGGTGCGAAGATAAGGCACAAGGTAAACAATGGCATGGCGGGAGGCGGTTTCAACGGTATTAAAAGGGCTAAGCGGCCTCGCTGTGCACCCCGTGTGGCGGCTCACCTGACGGACTCAGTGGACGTGTGGGAGGACGTTATGAACGAAGGTGAGGAAATAATGTCGTCAATACCACAGTTGCTTCTTGGCGCTTGCGAGGCTGTTCAGGAGCAGATAATCGCGGAGCAGAGTGCTGTTGAGGCCGATGCGATTAATGGTGATGTGCTTGGTTTTAGCGACAACAGGAGCGTGGTGAAAGCTGAGCCTGACGAGAGAAGTGTTGGAACGCATCCAGACGTCCCAGCTGCACAACCAAGGTATGACCCCTACACCGTACTGCAGCGAGTTATTGACGAGTTCCTTCA includes:
- a CDS encoding ATP-dependent DNA helicase, putative, with the translated sequence MEHEQRVSEAGAKLKQPDVWPVEIEQILSALDNSQRVAVCENPSQPLLIIAGAGSGKTLTMASRIAFLILNNVAPQNILGLCFSRQAAETLRGRVASVLPPAMAGLAQKLKLKTFHAFGLECLRRYACIELTTEVYDARRQRDLAFTVVEKHAQYYKGVEAVVTLIDYVNKAKTKKDMRAGTELDPSRQPAYLFRFYESMLHEELNAVDFGDLEQRFLKALRPVRQRNDATSEGNNNSNSSSYSISADASSTLQLSPMAIQLRSQYTHFVVDEFQDLNEVQLECLALLAGDECRVTCVGDPNQCIYAWRGATAESFNLWRSRFPRSVIMKLETNYRSSAEIVCAVNQVTHLEQSSHKGQSGTNITLVKCKYAWEQLKLIPRIIERLRGRDRSLPYGSIAVLCRTHRTVRELVTALENDGIPVTELRRGAPNSVALVRALLSYLRLCIHPHSNVDVECVIRDAPNHFAAPSATKFIFALQAEALTRRLHLTTEQQLEGHYKCSYYTILRELVHNGFATSSDRLRTTKPQQKLLRTIIEVTAAAHEALSRFYCNIEDVVRSVAERAGFDDGSAGGAKIRHKVNNGMAGGGFNGIKRAKRPRCAPRVAAHLTDSVDVWEDVMNEGEEIMSSIPQLLLGACEAVQEQIIAEQSAVEADAINGDVLGFSDNRSVVKAEPDERSVGTHPDVPAAQPRYDPYTVLQRVIDEFLQLLPSDDFGPMKGPEALKPEERTVTVTTVHQAKGKEWPAVIIPCCYEGEFPIDTRKAEEKRVFYVAMSRAMESLVFLTAEQGPPTNASGRTADGDHALDSTGTEQQYVQLQMTPYLRPILHQVKVITMSAESEGQQEWV